The window acaaaatcaaatccaaattaattttaattttagttccAAATAATAAGCATTCAACTTTAATATACACTTAGTTtgtagaaaaagaagaaaaaaaaaagaaagtaccGAAAATATACGTATCGAGACTGGAATTCTCCATTAGTTCAAAGAGTAGAATCATCTCCTCTCCCTCAAAGCAGTATCCGATTAGCTGGACGAGGTTGACATGTTGAACGCTGGCGATCAAATTCACCTCGTTGGTGAAACCTTCGATCCCATGAGCTGATCTCACCAACAGCCTTTTAGCTGCGATTGCTTGCCCGTCTGGTAAAATCCCCTGTTTCCAGTTACCACGTACGTGTTTTATATAAGTTTCAGGGAGTTTAGCTTAGCCcagtaatatattttctatatacgTTTATACCTTGTAAACAATACCGTAACCACCTTTTCCTATCTTGTTGCAATCAGAAAAGTTTTCTGTGGCCTTGACAACCTTTACTAGCTCCATCGGTACACATTGTAAATTCcctatatatgtattaattatgATCATTTAAAACCTTTTTATCTATTCAGAcagaagataaaaataaaataaagaaagataatcTCAGGAATACCAATAGGTGGTGCAACGGTTCTTGTTGGAatcctcttctttcttttccagAAACAGAACAATATGAAAATGACACCCAGAAGAAACACAATGCAGATTCCAATAATCAACATTATGCTTTTTGCActcatttttcttgtatttttgtttgaatttgtcACCGCTAAAGAAACAAGTAAAAGAATCCAAGTTAAAATGATagattataaaatgaaaatatatctaCATTCTATCTTTCTTTTTAGCATAACCTACAGATATCAGTGGCAGCCAATCTAACAAATAGATCTTGACCGGCAATCATGCTCTTCCGAAGATCTATGATTTCTCCCACCCAAATCACACAGCTATTTTGCATATCCGGGTTAGCAAATGCAGTACAATTGCAATTCCTATTGCACTTTTCTTTGCATTCCTTCAACCCAATAGTCATGTCCACAATAGACTTTGTAATATCCGGCAACTTCATTTTCCTAAGCTTCTCAAACCCAATTCAACTTAGTCTTCCTCATACACCCACCTGTCCAGTCTTGAAAACCCCATGCTTCTTGGTCTCTCGGCTTAAATCCATGAATGCAACCACAGATTCGTGATCTGCTTGTATCACATATACCATTAGGTCCACACTTGTTGTATACGATCTACGCGTTTCCACAATTGTTGTGGTTTTGGAACCCAAGTTGACCGCTTCAACACGCCGTTGTAGGACAATCTCAATATGGAAAAGAAGGTTTTATTAGTGATAGTGAAGAAATATGTGGCCTCTTCTTTGGTTACGGTAATGTTGTACGTCACGTAGGTGAAATTTCCACTCTCATTTTTAATCTTCCAGGGTTCATTCCGGAATGTTGGCATACCCTTCTTCCGAATGACACTCTGCACGAGCTCATGACGTTCCACTCCATAGGTGATTTCTCCTGATGACGGATCATCCGAGCTTCTCCAAGATTCCAATACCCTATTTATATTCGATTTGGCATCAAACCCTAGTTTCATATTGGACACTAAAGCATCCGTCGGAAAATCGAAACTCTGCCACAAACACCCAGTTGATAAGTCGTTGTTAAAGTACCTTAACACGAAATTTCCGCTGTCAAGAAGCTCTCCAGTCACTAGTGATTTCATGAGATTTGTGCTAGTCCTATTGGTCCACCAGACGCGGGTACCGTATTGATCAAGGAGTACCAGGTTCGTATCCAAGATTTTGAGGGTTCCTACGGGCTTCGACATTGGGTTGTCTCTATTCGCAACCCATACGACTTCCTGAGGAAACCTGTGGTGCCATATGCCGAGATACCAGCGGTCAGCTACTCCGGAAGTTGTTGACGGTTTaaagaaaccaaacacaaaGACTTTTTCTGGGGACAAGATGTTTCTTCTAGTAGATATCTTAAACGGCTCTGTCGATACAATTTTCGAATCATATTTTGAGGAAAGATGGAGAACTAGGATGAAGAAAAAACGTACcttcatctctctttttcttaaccgttttttttttgtttacttttgtgTTGTTTAGTCATTGacggtatatatatttttgttctacACTAAGTTCAGTCGACCATATACGCTTTGAATGTTCACAATATTGCTTTGACTTTTACAATCTGTCTATTAATTTGAACACAAATGATAGCAAAACTACATGTGCAATTAATTTAACTATTCAGGAAAAAGCATAGCATATGAAGTCCTTGACTAATCGAACAAACTCCACATCgatgatatcaaaacatgaTCCTCTATTTTAGGTCATGCAAACCTATGTTTTGCCGGGAAACGCCTATGCTCCTTAGTGTTTGGCCATCCCGAGAAAATTCACCGCTTTCTAAAACTTCTTAGCAAGAACCACTTtgattaaaatatcaaatttagtgttttgtttatggcattaaaaatattttaattttttttgtttagcaattactgttatttttatttatttttgtccaaatattttaggatttaggatcaAAGGTTTAATGTTTTCAAGATTTAGTGTCTAGtgttttgatttagggtttatgttttatctaaggtttaggattttccaagggtttagaatttagtattttgctgacggtgataaaaatatttttaaaaaattctttttttgcaactactactatttttatttattttacttttttattttaaaaacataatataactacaatatttttttaagatagtgaatatgaaataacaaaatactattaattgatgaacctagaggttcactcTAGAgagtgaacccaaaaataactctAGATAATATGCCAAATTGTTAACTAGGATCTTTTGCTTTCAATAAACCTTCTTCTTTTGAAAATCCAAAGacaattaaaaatgtattaaattttaaggaaaaaaaatataaaacctacaaacaaaattaatttccaagtaaaagaaaaaccatAAATGTGAAAAAATATGAAGTCTTTGAATTCCTATTTTCTCTCCTGGCTAGTGTTTTCACAGACATTTTTGTGGAAGGCCCTgtaattttctttctaaaaaaagattgaaaatgCTTTATGTTGAAGAATCAGATAATTTGTTAAATTCACAAATTATTAAATCTAAATCAAAAAGAAGAGATcaatcagaaaagaaaaaatatacaaatggcCAGCAGCGTAAACAGTGTTGTGTTCGTTGTTTTTTTGATGATCTTATTGATTTCTACAGGTAATATGTTCATAAACAATCATTTCAAATAGgtctaaaaaaaacaatcattccaaataaacaaaattatggtGTCTCcgttagattattttatatgtatttgtttatataatatattcaaaattataacaTCTAAAGTTAAGATGGCATATTAGtgttaaaaggtaaaaaactaaatgatatatagggataatttttatttttattttacatctaTATTTACGTACTTTGCAAACATATTTCTGTAAATGATTGCAAACATATATCATCAGGGAATTAAggtgttttatttttctagtatgttagttttgtaacaatttttaaatatcacAAGCACAAATCTAACAACTGCTATGTAACTtcttatacaattatttttttatttttgatctaAACGTAATCCGCACaactttattatacatttaatcaatatgatttacatatttcTCACTTTCCAGAAATACAAAATGGACATGCTCAAAGGCAGCATATATATTGTGAGAAAGTACGAAGCAAGACGGCTCCACCTGAC of the Brassica oleracea var. oleracea cultivar TO1000 unplaced genomic scaffold, BOL UnpScaffold01684, whole genome shotgun sequence genome contains:
- the LOC106321454 gene encoding S-locus-specific glycoprotein S13-like; its protein translation is MKVRFFFILVLHLSSKYDSKIVSTEPFKISTRRNILSPEKVFVFGFFKPSTTSGVADRWYLGIWHHRFPQEVVWVANRDNPMSKPVGTLKILDTNLVLLDQYGTRVWWTNRTSTNLMKSLVTGELLDSGNFVLRYFNNDLSTGCLWQSFDFPTDALVSNMKLGFDAKSNINRVLESWRSSDDPSSGEITYGVERHELVQSVIRKKGMPTFRNEPWKIKNESGNFTYVTYNITVTKEEATYFFTITNKTFFSILRLSYNGVLKRSTWVPKPQQLWKRVDRIQQVWT